A single genomic interval of Oceanithermus profundus DSM 14977 harbors:
- a CDS encoding GerMN domain-containing protein, with protein MKRYLTLWNVLGLLLLLVGLAVYLASSPARQSGVVNLPTEQAEPEVPREVELRLYFAKNDATGFLIEKRKVTLAPGESAYQRALDELVAGPTQGAAPIVPSGFPPPTVFVRGTTAYVDLPERYGRLGYGTTGETLLVYGMAYTVLDQGPVEEVRFLYRGQPAATLGHLSLLEPIRRAR; from the coding sequence TTGAAACGCTACCTGACGCTTTGGAACGTGCTCGGCTTGTTGCTCCTCCTCGTCGGGCTCGCCGTCTACCTGGCGAGCAGCCCAGCGCGGCAGAGCGGCGTCGTCAACCTGCCGACCGAGCAGGCGGAGCCGGAGGTTCCCCGGGAGGTCGAACTGCGCCTCTACTTCGCCAAGAACGACGCCACCGGTTTCCTGATCGAGAAACGCAAGGTCACGCTCGCACCCGGGGAATCCGCCTACCAGCGCGCCCTCGACGAGCTGGTCGCCGGACCGACGCAGGGCGCCGCCCCCATCGTCCCATCCGGCTTCCCCCCGCCCACCGTCTTCGTGCGCGGCACCACCGCCTACGTCGACCTGCCGGAGCGGTACGGGCGCCTGGGCTACGGCACCACCGGGGAGACGCTCCTCGTCTACGGCATGGCCTACACGGTGCTCGACCAGGGCCCGGTCGAGGAGGTGCGTTTCCTCTACCGCGGCCAGCCCGCGGCGACCTTGGGGCACCTGTCGCTGCTCGAGCCGATCCGGAGAGCGCGGTGA
- a CDS encoding MazG-like family protein, which produces MSRLQERIRRFDAARGWDRVRPEHTYLHLMEELGEVARELLRRAAYKEGAPNLTEELADAGLLLYKLADQLGIDLEAAMLRKLEANEARYPLASSREALERYLAHDDED; this is translated from the coding sequence GTGAGCCGACTCCAGGAGCGCATCCGCCGCTTCGACGCGGCCCGCGGTTGGGACCGCGTCCGCCCCGAGCACACCTACCTGCACCTGATGGAGGAGCTCGGTGAGGTGGCCCGCGAGCTGCTGCGACGGGCGGCCTACAAGGAGGGGGCGCCCAACCTGACCGAGGAACTCGCCGACGCCGGGTTACTCTTGTACAAGCTGGCCGACCAGCTCGGGATCGACCTCGAGGCCGCGATGCTGCGCAAGCTCGAAGCGAACGAGGCGCGCTACCCCTTGGCTTCGTCCCGGGAGGCCCTGGAACGCTACCTCGCCCACGACGATGAAGATTGA